One Candidatus Dadabacteria bacterium genomic window carries:
- the thrS gene encoding threonine--tRNA ligase, whose amino-acid sequence MDIEINIDGKQGRFSSGTTVGEVLAELEGDKRTVGAVVDGQIVDFWHRLEGDCDLLPVKSNTDSSLGLLRHTTAHVLAEAVQSLFPEARVTIGPVIENGFYYDFDFERGFTPEDLENIELKMLEVIKKNRPLVRKTVTREEAVATFSGIKENYKVEIINDLPEGEEITIYDQTDWYDLCRGPHLPSTGLIKAFKLTSSAGAYWRGNENNPMLQRIYGTAFWNKKDLRKHLRDLEEAKKRDHRKLGRELDLFSVNDEIGPGLILWHPRGAKVRSVIEDFWKKEHVSRDYELLYTPHMAKLDLWRTSGHVDFYSQNMFSCMEVESSDYQVKPMNCPFHILVYKSKTRSYRDLPIRWAEIGTVYRYERSGVLHGLLRVRGFSQDDAHIFCRPDQIREEVSEVLHLTLDFLRTFGFDNYEIFLSTRPEKFVGSEENWERSIEAIEQALSDVGLPYGVDSGGGAFYGPKIDLKIKDVIGRAWQCSTIQVDFNLPERFSMEFVGEDNARHTPIMIHRAIFGSIERFFGILIEHYGGAFPLWLSPEQVRVASVGQSQAEYCEEVCAELRCRGIRVTSDLRNEKLGYKVREAQVMKIPYLLVVGDREVETGTVAPRKYGGDAMEALPVDDFIEIVARENDPYSWMEVKA is encoded by the coding sequence TTGGACATAGAGATAAATATTGACGGGAAGCAAGGCAGGTTTTCCTCGGGAACGACCGTCGGGGAAGTGCTCGCAGAACTTGAAGGAGACAAGCGTACCGTGGGGGCCGTCGTAGACGGTCAGATAGTTGATTTCTGGCACCGCCTTGAGGGCGACTGCGACCTTCTGCCCGTAAAAAGCAATACAGACTCCTCTCTGGGGCTCCTCAGGCACACTACGGCCCACGTTCTCGCTGAAGCCGTCCAGTCTCTTTTCCCCGAGGCGCGGGTCACCATAGGTCCCGTGATAGAGAACGGGTTTTACTACGATTTTGATTTTGAAAGGGGCTTTACTCCCGAGGACCTTGAGAACATTGAATTGAAGATGCTTGAGGTAATAAAGAAGAACCGGCCTCTGGTCAGGAAAACGGTCACGAGGGAGGAGGCTGTAGCCACTTTCTCCGGGATAAAGGAGAACTACAAGGTGGAGATAATAAACGACCTTCCCGAAGGGGAGGAGATAACCATATACGATCAGACAGACTGGTATGATCTCTGCAGGGGACCCCATCTTCCCTCAACGGGACTCATAAAGGCCTTTAAGCTCACGAGTTCCGCGGGGGCTTACTGGAGGGGCAACGAGAACAACCCGATGCTTCAGAGAATTTACGGAACGGCATTCTGGAACAAAAAGGATCTGCGCAAGCATCTGCGCGACCTTGAGGAGGCAAAAAAAAGGGACCACCGCAAGCTTGGAAGGGAGCTTGATCTCTTCAGCGTTAATGACGAGATAGGTCCCGGCCTCATTCTCTGGCATCCGAGGGGGGCGAAGGTAAGAAGCGTGATAGAGGATTTCTGGAAAAAGGAGCATGTCTCTCGGGACTACGAGTTGCTCTACACCCCGCACATGGCCAAGCTTGACCTCTGGCGCACAAGCGGTCACGTGGACTTCTACTCGCAGAACATGTTCTCGTGCATGGAGGTTGAGAGCTCCGATTACCAGGTGAAGCCCATGAACTGCCCTTTCCACATACTGGTGTACAAATCAAAGACGAGAAGCTACAGGGACCTGCCGATCAGGTGGGCGGAGATAGGAACCGTGTACCGCTACGAGCGCTCGGGGGTTCTTCACGGCCTCCTCAGGGTGAGGGGCTTTTCCCAGGACGACGCACACATATTCTGCCGACCCGACCAGATACGCGAGGAAGTCTCCGAGGTGCTTCACCTCACTCTGGATTTTCTCAGAACTTTTGGGTTTGATAATTACGAGATTTTTCTTTCGACACGCCCGGAGAAATTCGTGGGAAGCGAAGAGAACTGGGAGAGGTCAATAGAGGCCATCGAGCAGGCTCTCTCGGACGTCGGGCTTCCCTACGGAGTGGACAGCGGTGGCGGAGCTTTTTACGGTCCCAAGATAGATCTCAAGATAAAGGACGTGATAGGCAGGGCTTGGCAGTGCTCAACTATTCAAGTAGATTTCAACCTGCCCGAGCGGTTTAGTATGGAGTTTGTGGGTGAGGATAACGCTAGACATACCCCGATAATGATACACAGGGCCATATTCGGTTCGATCGAGCGGTTCTTCGGAATCCTGATAGAACATTACGGGGGAGCGTTTCCGCTCTGGCTCAGCCCCGAGCAGGTGAGGGTGGCGTCCGTGGGACAGAGCCAGGCCGAGTACTGCGAGGAAGTCTGCGCCGAGCTTCGCTGCCGGGGAATCAGGGTCACAAGCGATTTGCGAAACGAGAAGCTAGGATATAAGGTTAGGGAAGCACAGGTAATGAAAATTCCCTATCTGCTGGTTGTAGGAGACAGGGAGGTTGAAACGGGAACGGTTGCTCCCAGAAAATACGGCGGGGACGCCATGGAGGCGTTGCCGGTGGATGATTTTATCGAAATCGTCGCCCGGGAGAACGATCCCTACAGCTGGATGGAGGTAAAGGCATAG
- the infC gene encoding translation initiation factor IF-3, whose product MARRRSNNSRTRVPETRVNRRITAKEVRLIDVEGEQLGVVSIEDALRISEEKGVDVVEVASNATPPVCRLMDYGKFKYELRKQRSAKKQKDQTVKEIKFRPNIGEHDLEVKVNRMKSFLEAGHKTRMRIFFRGREIVHPELGRELANEVREKLSDVASVDMEPKIEGKNLIMILVPTKKQ is encoded by the coding sequence ATAGCTAGAAGGAGAAGTAATAATTCCAGGACCCGCGTTCCTGAGACTCGCGTTAACAGGAGGATTACCGCAAAGGAGGTCAGGCTCATAGATGTCGAGGGTGAGCAGTTGGGAGTCGTAAGCATTGAAGATGCCTTGCGGATTTCGGAGGAAAAGGGAGTCGATGTGGTCGAGGTCGCGTCAAACGCTACCCCGCCCGTGTGCAGGCTCATGGACTACGGGAAGTTCAAGTATGAGCTTAGAAAGCAGCGGAGCGCGAAAAAACAGAAAGATCAGACCGTAAAGGAGATAAAATTTCGACCCAACATAGGAGAGCACGACCTGGAAGTCAAGGTAAACCGGATGAAAAGCTTTCTTGAAGCGGGTCACAAGACAAGGATGAGGATATTTTTCAGGGGCAGGGAGATAGTTCATCCGGAACTCGGTCGCGAGCTTGCCAATGAGGTTCGCGAGAAACTGTCCGATGTGGCCTCGGTGGACATGGAGCCCAAAATAGAGGGCAAGAACCTGATAATGATTCTTGTGCCGACAAAAAAACAGTGA